The DNA segment ATGCTAGCTTGATCGATCCACAGCCCCGGCCCCATGGTCGAAGACAGTGAGATTTTTTTTCAGATAAATACCTTTTGCCGCAGTCGGCTTGGCTTTTTTCAAATCGGCAATCAAAAACTCGAGGTTTTGTTTGAGCGCATTTTCGTCAAACGAAACCTTACCGATTGAACAATGGATAATGCCAGCCTTATCGGTGCGATATCGGACTTGACCAGACTTTGCGTTTTTTACCGCCGTCACTACGTCCGGGGTAACAGTGCCCACTTTCGGGTTTGGCATCAGGCCTCTTGGACCCAATATCTGACCTAACTGACCCACAACGCGCATAGCGTCTGGAGAAGCAATAACGACGTCGAAATTCATTTCACCACGTTTTACTTGTTCGGCAAGATCGTCCATTCCAACTACGTCAGCGCCGGCTTCGCGTGCAGCATCAGCATTCGGCCCTTGAGTGAAAACGGCAACCCTTACTGTTTTCCCTGTACCATGAGGCAAAACAGAAGCGCCGCGCACGTTTTGGTCAGATTTGCGCGGATCGACGCCCAAGTTAACACTGACATCAATGGATTCATCAAATTTGCTATTAGCAAACTCTTTCAGCACAGCCACCGCTTCGCCAACAGAATATTGTTTGCTACGCACAACCTTTTCTTTAATTGCTTTAGCTTTTTTCGAAATTTTAGCCATTACACGCCCTCCACGTTCAAGCCCATGCTACGAGCGCTTCCCGCGATAATTCTGATCGCGGCTTCCATATCAGCTGCATTCAAGTCTTCCATCTTGGTTTTCGCTATTTCTTCCAATTGCGCTCTGGTGACAGTGCCAACTTTATTGGAATTTGGCTTGCTGCTTCCACTTTTAATGCCAACTGCTTTTTTCAGCAATATGGAGGCTGGTGGGGTTTTAGTAACGAAAGTAAAACTTTTATCACTGTAAACAGTGATTACCACAGGTAAAGGCAAGCCCTTTTCCACATCCTGGGTCCTGGCATTGAACGCCTTACAGAACTCCATAATATTGACGCCACGTTGACCCAACGCTGGACCGACTGGCGGACTCGGATTAGCCTCACCAGCCTTTACCTGTAATTTGATATAGGAATCAATTTTTTTTGCCATCTTATACTCCGAACGGGTTATAG comes from the Methylomonas sp. EFPC3 genome and includes:
- the rplK gene encoding 50S ribosomal protein L11 codes for the protein MAKKIDSYIKLQVKAGEANPSPPVGPALGQRGVNIMEFCKAFNARTQDVEKGLPLPVVITVYSDKSFTFVTKTPPASILLKKAVGIKSGSSKPNSNKVGTVTRAQLEEIAKTKMEDLNAADMEAAIRIIAGSARSMGLNVEGV